Part of the Planococcus plakortidis genome is shown below.
CCATATGATGTAATTGTTTCGGTTACAAGTAATTGTATCAAATTCCGAGCTGAAAATATATTAAATCCAACCTGTTGACAAGATGATTACAAGTGAATAAACTAATCATGTAATCAATGTAGTTACAAGAAGAAATGAACAGGAGGAATTAGTGATGAAAATTTTGGTGACAGGGGCTACAGGAAAACTGGGCTCAAAAGTAGTGGCATCTTTATTGAAACAAGTACCTGCTAGCGATCTTGCCGTAAGTGTCCGCAATCCCGAAAAGGCTGAAGAGCTGCGCGCTCAAGGCGTAGACGTTCGCCACGGCGATTTCGATGCTCCTAAAACATTGGATCAAGCTTTTCAAGGAATCGACCGCTTGTTGATCATTTCAACCGACGGCGATAACGAAACGAGAATCCGCCAGCACGAAAATGCGGTTCTCGCCGCTGAGCGCGCAGGTGTTCAATTTATCGCCTATACGAGTCTCGCCAATGCGACAGAAAGCCAAAACCTGATGGCACCGCCGCATGTGGCGACAGAAGCGGCCATCATCAAAACGGGCATCCCCTATGCCTTCCTTCGCAATAATTGGTATTTGGAAAACGAACTAGGCAGCATTCAAGCTGCAGAAGCAGGCGCGCCTTGGGTCACTTCGGCTGGAGAAGGAAAAGTCGGCTGGGCTTTGCAGCAGGATTATGCAGACGCAGCGGCCGCCGTATTGACTGGCAACGGCCATGAAAACAAGACCTACGAACTCTCAGGTCCTTTGCTAACACAGGAACAATTGGCTTCAGCACTTGGCGATGTACTGAATAAACAAATTCCTGTCCAGCACGTGAGCGACGAAGAATACGCAGAAGTCATGAAAGGTGCCGGCGTGCCGGACTTTGCCATCCCGATTGTCGTCGGCATCCAGGAAAGCATCCGCAACGGTTCGCTTGAAGTTGCGAACAGCGATTTTGAACAAGTTCTCGGCCGCTCACTGACACCGATCAACGATGCCCTCGCACAGCTGGTTTCAAAATAAAAAACAATACAAAAAACGGAGCTGATCTTGTCGATCGGCTCCGCTTTTTTAATATGTGCATAAGCCACCTCTAATTAAATTGAACATCCTAATTTGATTTCTACGCAGGTTTTGGCAAGAAAAAGGCGCTGCTTCCTATAACCCCCCACCTACTACAGCAAGCGCGGTACCAACAGCCACCGCAAAGTGGATAAGTATGTGGATATATACATACCAGCCATAAACATTATGAAGCCTGTGGAAAACATCATTATGGTTTTTGTCATTTTTTACAGCCCCTTCAACAGCTTATCCACCGTTTTAAGAGAAAAGCAGTTCGATTTCGATCGCCAAGCTGCCCCATTCCTGTTCACGAGGTGGCGAATAGAGAGTGTGGATGGATTTTACGCGTTTTTCAATATTGTTATCCACAATTCCGAATTTCTCAGCGGGAATGTCTTCAAACATTTCCCGAAACGTCGGATATGTGCATAACTTTTTGATTTTAACCGTTAGTTTTTCGTCTTCAACAGGCAGTTTCGTGAATTCTATCGTGTCTTCCTCTTTCAATTTCCGTCTTTTTAAATCGTATAGCCTGATTTCGACCGTTTTCTTTCCAGACTGGATTTCCCGGAAAGGTTCTTCGTAAAGTTTCATTTTGTGCTCCATCGATATCCTCCAAAGTCATCGTTAGTAGAAAAAAGTTCGAGAAATTTATTCTTTATTACCAAAGGCCAAGCGCTTTCCACCACAATCCGCCTGCGCCAAACCAGACCACAATGTGGATAAGGGAAATGATGAACCCAAGGCTCCACCATTTTTTCTGGCTGACATAGCCGCTTCCGAAAAAGACCGGGGCCGGGCCAGCACCGTAATGCGTCAAGCAGCTGAACAAGTTCGAGAAAAACGCGAGAATCAGTGCTGACAATAGCGGTGGTGCGCCTGAAGCGACGATGACCGATAAGAACGCCGCATACATCGCGCTGACATGAGCCGTATTGCTGGCAAAGAAATAATGAGAGTAAAAATAGACGATCGCCAAAATGATCAAGGTCATCATCCAAGATAGCTGGCCAACAGCATTCCCCATCAAGTCGCTAAACCAAGGAATCATGCCCAATTCGTTCAAATATGTCGCCATCATGACGAGAACCGAGAACCAGAC
Proteins encoded:
- a CDS encoding ASCH domain-containing protein, which produces MEHKMKLYEEPFREIQSGKKTVEIRLYDLKRRKLKEEDTIEFTKLPVEDEKLTVKIKKLCTYPTFREMFEDIPAEKFGIVDNNIEKRVKSIHTLYSPPREQEWGSLAIEIELLFS
- a CDS encoding SDR family oxidoreductase; its protein translation is MKILVTGATGKLGSKVVASLLKQVPASDLAVSVRNPEKAEELRAQGVDVRHGDFDAPKTLDQAFQGIDRLLIISTDGDNETRIRQHENAVLAAERAGVQFIAYTSLANATESQNLMAPPHVATEAAIIKTGIPYAFLRNNWYLENELGSIQAAEAGAPWVTSAGEGKVGWALQQDYADAAAAVLTGNGHENKTYELSGPLLTQEQLASALGDVLNKQIPVQHVSDEEYAEVMKGAGVPDFAIPIVVGIQESIRNGSLEVANSDFEQVLGRSLTPINDALAQLVSK